The Nymphaea colorata isolate Beijing-Zhang1983 chromosome 7, ASM883128v2, whole genome shotgun sequence DNA window CACTTTTTTCATGAACCAAGTCCACGATCAGACCTGACCCCACTGGTTCAAAGGGCTATCTTGTCATTTTTCTAAGAATACTCCACAAGTTCGCACTACTTTCCACGCAATTATTTTTAATGACGAGTCAAATTTCCATTTAGGGCCTTACTTTCAGCTTTTATTTAAATAACAGGGcgtatatttaaattttttaacaaaaacttaaaactgGTAAAATTCAGTTGATTTCAAAGccaataaatctttttttttcattttgaaggacaataaattgaaattaaacaaaacaaTTTGATACATATATTCGACAGTTTGAAAGCAAAAGCGAAGTTTCTAAAAGTACATTAAAACATAAGAGGTATAAAACTGTTTGGCCAAAAAGTAAAACTTTAGTTAACGTTTTTTTCCTAATAACAAAACCGCCCTTGTAGAGCCTGTTTTTCATTTAAGGGTCTACATTTTATTGTAATCTCAATTACAAGCTCGCGCCTTGTgaatattttgttattattgcTTCATGGAAGATGCGAGCATGTTCTCAACGTTGTGGTTTTAAGTTAACACGtgcttttactttttcaattagaaaaaaagGACATCGTTGTCGTCTCTTTCGTTGTGtataatattttaagaaatCTTGGTTGGCAGCCctctttttttctaataaaatttaaatacggttcatatttatctttttttttttaatattcgcTGACAACTATAAAAAGTACTCCGAAGATACGTTGGGATGAGGAGCAACTTGTACTTACTAAGACACcctttttaaatataaatttatttttttaccttatatctcaatttttttttaccctaAATCGTTTTTTTAACTTCATAGATTAAATGGGCAACTGGTAAAACATAAGATTTTAACATAACATAAGATTTCAACATATCTGATTAAAGTCATGCATCTTTTTTTCCACATTTGATTTATCGGATGTTCACATATGATGAATcaaatgtgaataaaaaaaagtatacaCATTGTATTTGATTCATGGGATCTTCATTAactttcagttttttacatacttaaaatctgaaatctaaaATTAGAGTGCCCTTTGGCtattaatttttaaacttttaaatgCAAAACTTCCGACATCTCAACTGCAGCGGAAGGGCGACAGTAAAAGTAGGCTTTCCACTGGAAAGTTAGTAACACCGAGGGCACGAGAAGCCTGTGTTTGAGATTACAACAGATAAACTGTCctttaaaagaaatatttctcttattttagGCCACTTGGAGCACTGTAAGTATACGTATGAGCCATGGGCCAAGTAGGAAACTTAAATGGTTAGtgttttatattttcatgtgGACCCAATCACATACATGATATTCCAATGAGAGTCATATTAGCCCTTTGCCGGATATGATAAGATGatttactttttatttaattataataattttaaaataataatttttaatacaaataaataaactgATACGAACCAATGCATGTCAGCCGATAAAACGGTACGATGCTTATTCCAAATTGCCCTGAATCAGCCAATCCATATCAAAGTTGGTggcaaattgatttgaaaagtaaaaaactttcattttaaaatgtttgGAAATTATAATTTGACCTCAATAACAATTTTGGAGAACACACTGGGCCCATgtgaaatttttaattgtttttttatagaGCATATGAGAAAACACGATATATTATTCATTTTGACTCCAAATGATAATATAAAAGAATACAAAAGATCGGTCTCCTATATTGCTAAATTGAAATATCCTTCACTTCTGTTTGGTAGTTGACGAGAAAGCAGCCCTTATAAACAGAAAACACACGAAAACGGAGCGCTTCTTTGAGTTGTGGCTAAAAGATTGTCTCTTAAATGGaatgtttttctaataaaaattatatgatGCCATAATAACTCTGCCCACATAAATTTTATACTTGAAACATTCAGGTTGACGAACGTCAATAGGTCAGCGTAGAGCATATTTCCCAAATGGCATTTAACTTTATCTGTCCGGTCCGTGGCATCGGGCCCAGTCCGTTAGCCCACCCATTATGGCCCGACCGGCTCCATTGGGCCCAACCTGGTCCATTTACGTTTCCATCGGCTGTCCATTAGCTGTCTCGTTAACTTATTCCGGTCACATACTTATTCCGGTCACATTAGACCGACCGGAGTTTAAATGGGTAACAGAGAGTAGCGGAGCCAAATGTGGACTGATATTTACAGTCACCCACAttaattcctctctctctctctctctctctctctctctatatatatatatatatatatatatatatatatatatatatatatatatatatatatatattacccaTAAATATATGTCAATAAGTACCCCTTCTTATGTCACAGGAGTACGCCACTTTTGATGGAGTACCGGTATCGATACGccgatacaaaattaccaatacgTTGGTTCGTTCCGGAACGTTTGGATCTAGGTTCGGGTTGAAATCAGATCAAAAGCTTGCAACCCTCGGCGGCAAACGGTGGCCTTTCTTGTAGCACCTTGGGCAGCGGCGTTGTACGGTGGCAACCGGCAACGGACGGCAAACGGTGGCTGGCGACGAACAGTGACTGAACAGCAATAGACGGCGGCGGCAGTGTTTAGGGTTTAATCTCTTGATGTCTAATATTGTGATTTTGGTTTTGTGATGGAATTTGGGCAGTTTTGTTCATGTTTGGAGACGTTCGCCCAGCCACCAAACATGTCGTAGAAGCTGCCACTGTTTCGGCATCCTGAAATGGTTGTTGTTTGCATTGTTGCTTTGTGATGGTTATTGTTTATAGAAGACAAGGCGTCGAGCAACTTTTTTGAGCCAAGTCGtttgcttaacaagtcgagctcgagttcatgagtcgtgttgaagctcaacacgtaactgtcaagtcgagcttgaccttaatcgagtttgtcaagccttaatcaagtcgatatattcaaactaGTTTActagtttgttgagccttaatcaaatAGAGCTCAAGTTCAACACATAACTATAGATATCATATtgtattcaaacgagtttgtcaagccttaatcaatcgagtcgagttcgaactcgagctcaacaagtaactgTTGATTTAAGTTTGAgatgcttccgtcgagctattctcgagttcGAGGTTTTATTAGTTAAGCCGAGTTAGAGCTAACTGAACTCTTGCCGGAATTGGCTCGTGTTGACCCCATCAATCCAGTAGATGCTGTCGGTCAAGGCAAGGTTGGGTTTGATGTATTATTCTGGAGTTGAGCCGTGGTATGTTTAAAATGGGTCCGGATCTAACCCGATCGCACTTCTTCTGGGGCCTCTGGCCTTCTGCCCTAGGAATGGCTCCGGCGCCGTCGTGAACTACTCACAATCGCCGGCTTCCTCGTTTCCCTTCCTCCAACTTTTAGAGGCACattaggtctctctctctctcctgagGCTGGGGTATTCTGATCTGCTTGAGACTATCCAAGGGTTTTGTATTACTTAATTTAAAAGCTTAAATACCATCTTCATATGGATTCTGTCTTCACCTTTGTGCggctttctctcttcctctccctttccttcttGCTCTCTTCTTCGATGGTGATGATTGGTTGACGTCCTTTGTGTAATCAGAGTTGGTGATTTAGCAGAGTAGAAAGGGAAGCCTCTTTCAAGACGGTGAATGGCTATGGAGGTGGATGCGTTCGGAGATGGGTATGCAGTTTTCCTCCTTATAGTTTTCGTTTGCATCTAATATGGTCTTGTTTATTTCGATCTGTATCATTGCTGAAGAGAAATGGGTTGTCTGTTTTTTGGGGACGTGCTGAAGTTACGAACCCCCACCAGAATTTAAGCAGACGAACGAGGATCCTCTTTTCGGGATCTCTGTGACTGATTCTACTGAGCTTTGGCTCATCCAGTTGCCTCCCAACCAAGTACTTTTCCTGTATCTTGTGTCTTTTGTCCTTCGTATCGTTTATTTTGCTTTCGTAGTAAAGTTTGGCTTTTAATTgatgttttatcattttttggttGCTTATTTCCCTTCTGTTCTTCCATTTGGGTTAGTTTAAACCAGCTGATTTTGATGGGAAGGAGGTGAAGCTTAAGCTGCGCCAAGACGGGCGACTGGGGAGCATGAAGAATGCAGCCGGTATGGGTTAAAGCACGCAGCCCTGTTTTCTTTGTCTGGAAAGTGTGGCGATTTTAGTCCAAATCCATGGGTATTACGATTATAAAGGATGCCAAATTTAATGGGATTTTGTTTAAGTTTCATCTTGTTGGTGATGACTGATGAGTTCTTCCTTGTGCTTCATTGAGCAATACAAATTGGAGTGCTGCCTTTATGCTTTCTTCAATATAAAGATGAAAGAATACCTgttttacttttcaattttattaatTAATCTGATGTTGTCTAGTTTCAGTTTGAATACTGTAGTTCTCAGATTAAAAATCGAACTCGACTGGGTGAGGATGCGACTGTGATTTTAGTTCTTTCCCTTGATAGGTTTTGTGGTTAGGCTTTTATTACATTtgtttatatgttatttttttaattagtttgtTTGTTTTGATGGCAGGCAAGTCGTTTGACATCGTCAGTAATGGACTTCATCAATCAAGTGCGACAGTTTTCCTCGCTGGCTCATCATCAACAAGAGCTGGTCCGTTAACTCTGCTCTGTTAGTGCTGTTTCCAATTGGTTGACAGTTGAAACATCTGTCCTActattgttgttttctttagtGGGGgctttctttctgttttatTCATTCTGTATTTCACCTATCTGTGCATTTAATTACTAGATAGCTTCTTACCCTCAGACTTGTCTCACCGGTAGAAACTTCTAACTTTTCCTACTTGTCACGTTCTATCAGAATAAGTTCGAGACAGTCATAGAGTTTGGTTGTGCCTAACGAGTAAACATTTGAAATTTATTGAAATACCATGTAGTGCTGCTTCATCTATTCATGTAGGGGAAGAATACACATAGTAGTAAACTACATTGCTAAATGTTAGATGTTGTATATGGTGGAATATGATGTGGTTGCTTTTCGGTTGAGAtagaagataaagaaaagacAGCAGAGGTTAGTATTATGACGGTGTAGGCTTTGACGGACATTTGTGTAAGCTTTGGGGTTTCGCAGGATGATTGAATAAAGTTGAAGAATCAGGCCCAGTGTGATGCTTTGTGTTGGGATGGCATAAAACAAGGGTTGTTGAACTGCGAATGTAATTCCAAAGTGATCAATCGCGAGTCAAGTAACTTTGAGGTTCTTTTCATTCTCAAATGGTTCTGTGGACATGGAGGAGGTGCCAAATTTGAAGTCCCATCATGCTTTACAGCTAGACCTTATGATCTCCTTGCAACAATGATTCACATAGCTAAAGGCTTATTGAAACAGAAACAGATTTTCTGGTGGCTATATTGCTGAACAAGCAAGTGACTTtaggtttttgtgtttttcctaTTCCCTAAAAAGATCCTAGAGAGTTTGGCAGCAGGCCTGTTTCGAAGGAGATGGGATGTACTGCTAGTTAGACTGTTAAAACTGTGACTGTTAAAACTGTCATACTTCATAAGTAGGAAACACAATGTGGGTGGAATATGGACTTCTCTTAACATAAATGCTACTAAACTCCAATTGGGAGTTTATAGGTTTACCGAAGCATACTATCAGCCTATCAGGCCTTCTTCTTAGAcattgtttgtgtttttcttcttgtgaaaAATGTGGTGGACAACTGCTCGTTTTCTTAAGATTGCTATCCATGCTTACTCTGTCTCCCCCAAATTGTGTCTACCATTTGAGCATCTCCTCAATTTTTGCAGTTGGGAAGATTTCACGCCGAGTTAGTTTAGTTAGTTTTGAAGCTGATGCCAAATCTCATGGCAAAACACGTGCTGGAGGTTCGAGCTTACTGAACTGGAGTTCTGGTGGTAAATGAATTTGTTGCAATATTCATCTTTACAGGTTCTCCATAGACAAAATCCATTACTTTGCTTGCTGTAACGCTGCTGATTCTGTTGCAATAAATTGAATCCATGGACTCCAGGCTCCTCGAACAGACTTGGTTCTCATGGGAACACATCTCTTACAAGCAGCAGACAAAGAAGCTCACAGGGGATAAGTGGAACGTCATTTGAAGGTGGGGAGGCATCACaacttccaaagcaaaggcgtgTTGATCGTTCACCCTCATCCGAGCACTCAAAGCTCACCATGAAAGGAAGTCGGAGCCCTGGTTCTTTGACTGCATCTCAGAGGTCACAGGGAATGAGTGAGACATCATTTGAAGGTGGGGAACCATCAAAGTCCTCGAAACAAAGACATGTTGGGTGGTCGCCCTCTTCTCAAGACTCAAAGCGCAGTAGGGATGCAGGCAAAAGTGGGACCTCCGATATCAAATCAGAGTCTGAATCTATCTCTAGGCGGACCAGAAGGAAGATGAAATTGGAAGAGTAGGCCTCTGAACTTTGACTGTATATTTTGATGCAGTCAATTCTCATATAGTGGGGAGTTTCTTTTTAACCAACTGTGGCATGTTTTGTAGAACTTAAATTAGCcgaagaggaaaaaagaaagataatcgATCAGTTTTGGATTGCAAAATTATGTGGTTTTGACATAGTTGACGGGTTGGTCACGATCATTACTACTTTCTGTGCTCCTACTTTTATGTGCTTCGAATGGTTCATAGTTTTCTGATAAACACGGAATGCGAAGCTTGAACCAATTCGCGGTTTTCCTTTGCTTGAAGTAATTTAATATGTAAAGAAGCTTTAGATTATGGCTATGTTCATACTATCGCATTGAAGCAATCAATCCATGGTGAAAAAGTCTCGAGAATTTGCCTTTTTTAACCTTGAAATTGATTGAAAAAAGTTGGTTTGGTAAACGTAAATATTGCCAGAGACTTTTAAGGTGCAAGTAAATCTAGGATCTCTTATCTGGACAATTaaacatgctttgattttgCATTATTAATCAAAGTTGAACTGGAGACTTCAGAGCTATATCTGGTACAGTCGTTCgcttgcaacatgttcttcatctgCTGCACAACATTATGGCTAAAGATGGTCGTTCCCATGTGGTAGGTAGGTACATCGAGCTCCTGTGGAGGTGAACATGGGTTCAAATAATTCGTAAATGTGATCTTATCAGTAGAGCTCTAAATAGGCACGACGGATGGAGATTTCTCTGTAAAGCGTATTGTGGTTGAGAAAAACAGTAGCTTGCAGATAAGGGTGTTAGTGGTGCCGATATAATTTATTACCCAATCTGAGTTCAAATTCAAGATTAAAATTCTATAAGAGAAATCACATCCAATTAGTGATCAGATGCAACGACAGGAATTCGAATCTGACGCATGTAAAAATGGAATATGGTTTTGTACACTTTATATTCAATCAGGTAAGCAATAGCGAAATAGTTGAATATGGTAATAACTCCATCCAAATCGTACACAAACCCTACCTGCAAACACATTCCACATatgaacagaagaaaagaaacttgatttGATTTCCATTCATCGAAAGTCACTGATGCGGCACTTTGAGTTGTAGATCTCATTCACAGGTTTTCGTTCCCTTGAGCAAGTCCAGCTCAACCACTACATGGCCTTGGTTGGGTGTGTGCTTTGATGCTGCAAAGCAGATGGGATAAGATGGCAGCTGTCCCCAGCTTAGTTTTTTCATCCAAACCCTTCAAGTATAGGCAATTAAGTATTGTTCTAGGAATAGAGTGTAGTAGGCAGTGGCAAGCATGGTATAGTCTCCACTCTCGTTGCCAAAACATTGCATTACGGATGGAGTTGATACTGCAGCTCCTCCTTGAAACTATTTGAGGGTTTAATTTTAGTGCAGAACACATGACAAATGGATCCCTCGCCAAGAAATCAAAGGGCAATGAAACGCACCTAATCTCACTAGGACAACATGGAACAATAATAGCAAGGTAAATCTGACCAGTCCTTTGAGGCTCAAGTCTAAGTGCCATAAAGCTCGTCAGTACTTTTACTTTTTAAGTCGAGTCTACAGCTCAAGATACAAGCAGAATAAATCTAACCTCAtaaggaaagaaacaaacaagatAAGAGACAGTTCTACATAAGGGCCAGCATAGCTTGCCTGAGATGAGGCTTAATCAATGGAGAGGCGCCGCCGCTTGTACCGCACCATCACCTGTCCCTTCACACCGACAACCATCGCATTCCAGTCGATCTCTGGGAAGGGAGACACCAGCTCCAACTCGAAGTTCCTCAGCAGATGACTCCAGATTGCTTTGATCTGAAGGTAGGCGAATGGCTCCCCAAGACAACCATGCCTACCGCCACCAAATGATATGTAAGAAAATGCACCAGCCACCTTGTCCTCTTCTCTTCCAATTGCAAACCTGTCGGGGTCGTAGCGGTCTGGATCCTGATAGATGTAAGGTAGCCGGTTAGCAAATGCTGGCGAAGTAGCCACAATGTGGCCCTTTGGAATGTCATACTCCTTCCCGTCACGTGTTGTCACGGAGAAGTCACAGTGTGAGCTTCGCAGGAGCATGATCAATGGCGGGTGCAGTCTCAGTGCTTCTTTTATGCACCGATAGAGCACGTCCATCTCGGACAGTATGTCATGGTCGATTTTTTCTCCGTGCTTTTTCATCAAACTCTTCTGCTCGTCTACCACAGCGCTGAGGTATTGTTTGTAGCGAAGAAGGTATGCTCCGGTCCAGGTCGAGGTGATAGAGCTGGTGTGCTGGCCAGCAAAGAGAGCAGCAATTAGAAGGCCAGTTATCTCAGAATCTGTGGTTGGCCTGCCGTCTTTATACTTGGAGTCAATGAAGCTCTGCAACATGTCATTCTCGGATTTACCAGCCGCTTTGCGGGCAGATATGATGTTGGCAAAGATCTCAGCAAGCCTCTTGCGAGCACGATCCCTGCGGCGGTGAGCTGGGATAGGGAGGTAAGGTAGGATGACACTGATTGGGAGCATGCCATTGTCAAGGTCATGGAAGAGGGCAGAGACATCATCAAATAACTTATCTCTCACTTCTCGACCAAGAAGGCACCTGCTTGCAGTGAGGATGATGAGGTGTTCAAGCTCGTATTTTATATCCACAACGCCTTCGTTACCCCATTTTGAGAAGTATTCCtgcagaaataaaatgcaagGAATATTCAATCACAAGTCAAATACATAAACCAATTAAGAATTAAAGAATAAGAACGTGGAACATGCTAACTGCTAAGTTAATATTCTAGGTAGAGGTCTTATGGATACACATTGGAAAGCTTGAACCTGCATGGTTGTGATAGAGAAATGAGGATGAATCAGCCtacttttcatttcattaaaaaaattaaaactaatgTAAAAGTTGGAACAACAAGAAAGATAAGGAAGCTCATATCGGCTGTCTCGTTTCGGTGAGGCACTGATATGCTATGCATTGGCCGATTCAAGCTGTTACCAGCCATCTACCAGTCTAACTAGACTTCCACTTTATAGGTATTTTAAGATGCATTATGTCCCATTCAAAAACCTGATCAACAGAAAGGATGTTCTAGCAACCAAACAACTACAACCATGTTAAAAGGGTCATCATAGATGTCATCAAAGCAACTTCACGATCCTCCATCACCTTATCTTAAACCCAAATGCAGTCATCAATAGTTTTTCATTTCCAGGGAAGCGGTTGAACAGGCAAGTGGTTGGTTGAATAGTTGTCAGTAAACAGAAGCAAGCATAGAATATTCCAAAGGCATTACAATTAGTCCATGATGACTCTTTTAGCCTTTGTCAGGTAGCTATATACAATTGATCTAAGAAAGGTGTGCCATGCAAGTTACGGACCATAAATTAATTTGTCAACCCGAGTTTGTTGTTTTTGTCTTACAAGCAAGTTAACTAACTGAGATAAATAAAGTTCCACACCCCGTTTTCGTAGTGGCAAGGCATAAGATAAATCCGCAACGTGTACATACCGTATCAACTTTGGGGAAAGCTAACTTTTTCCCATCAAATGAACTTAACATACCAAAGCATTCTACCAAGGACCTATTAAGTATTAACTGCCTACTTAATCGCAAGAAGGTTAACAGAAACTGAAAATATCAACTCTGTAGGAGCAATAAGCAACAAGGGATGGTAGCTTTACTTAGAAGTTAAACAATATGCAACCAACATAATTTATCTCCAAAGGTCACAGATTAACTTATAGGAACCGCAAGTGGACACGCATATTGATAGAGGACAACAGATTTTCAATTATATTATTGAGAAGGAATGGTTAACTACTCAGAAGCgacaacaaagaagaaaagaagcacgaagaaaaggaaatagatgAGCTGATGGGGCAGTTTAGCATATAGAAAGTAGTACCTCAGCTTCCGTAACCATCTGATCCACATAGCTTTTCAGCTTAGTGACCCTCAAAGCTTCTGTGAAGAACCTAAACTGTTCTTGCCTGACCGAGTAATCGACATCAAAGACAACCCCAGGCCCAAAAGTAGGTACGTTGAACTGGTACACCTCTTGCTGGCTAAGATCCGTCTCTGTCGCCTTAAAGAAGTGAGCAGACACTTCGGGACCGATAAGAAACGTAACTTTTTTGTTCAGGAGATTCACGGTGAAGACATTGCCAAGCCTATTATACTCTTCCCTGATCATTATAATCGGGCCCTTCATGAATTTCAGGAGCCCTCCAATAAGAGGAAACGCCTGAACTTCAGGGGGAGTCCTCTTCTTAGATCCGGAGAAGAACAGGGAAGACAGAAGCTTCGCCACCACAACCGTTGCTAGAACCAGGAATCCGACATAATAGTAGTTGCTGTCTTTCAGTTCCATCTTGGCCAGCAGATAAACTCCACGGATCCGAAGCAAATCAGAGGAAACAGAACAGAGAGCTAGCAGATAAAAACCTAAAGCAGCGACATTCCGAGAAGTTCGCGAGGTTTCGAAGGTCAACTACAGAAATCGACAGAGAACAACTCGTAATGAAGGTTTTTCCACCGACGGCCGCCCCAGccaacagaaaaaggaaaaaagaactgCAATTTTCTAGTAAAGAAGCGGAAAACACTGCTTCTCTCGATGGCCAGACAAAGAAAAGCAGAGGAAAACGTGCCGGAGAGAGACGATTTATCAGCAAAGGAGAGATTTATCCAAAATCTGCATACAAAACGCAGGAAAAGAGCTCAGCTCAAAGAAGGAACACGCTGAACCATCGCAGATGTTTCAGCAGACACAATTTCACGAAAGCAAGAGCCCGAGCTTTCGCTTTCCCTCTCGGTCTCGCATAAAAAACACGCAGAAGACATCAGACATCCAATCAGGACCAGACGCTAACAGATCGAGCACATCTCGTCCAAAAAACgtaaaagcaaaagagaaatcCGCAGAAGAAGAAGACGTACATCACGGAGTCGCTTCCCGATCGGAAATCCGCAGACGGCGGTGAGAAGGCGGTCGAAGCGCGTAGCTGCGTGCAGGCTGGCCTTCCGAAAAAGTTAGCTACCTGGGTCGTCCGTTCACGCGCGCGACACCCGGCTCGTTTTCCTCCGCCTCCTGCTCTGGCCAGCCCACACGCCTTCTCAGCGGACGCGTACTAGTAAAggccttctctccctctctcccaaTTGCGCGGACAGTGACAGAGCGTGACAGAACAAGATCATCAGAAGACTCAGAGCCAGAGGAAGGAGACACCGCTAGAAGaaagacggagagagagagagagagagagagagtaccgcTGGCAAATGGCTGGGGGATAATGGCCAAACTCTCTGGAGCTTCCCTCCCTTTTAAAATGGCTCGCGGGAAAAGTGGGGACCCCTTTATAACCTtattaataatattttcttcattagtGCCCAATTCTCTACAGTAATTAGAAAAAGCCATGGCTTGATCAGTAAATGCCAAACAAGTTCCCCTCTGCCTTGTCTCTCTCGCATTTATTTACCGGCCCATTCTTCTTGGACCCTTTTTTTAGGGAAACGAAAGAGAAccgacaaaaatgaaaaatgcattaaCAAAAATTACACCAACTCAAGTAACATGGATGTCAATTtttcagatataaaaaataatattttttccgATTTATAAACTATAAGTGATAAACCATAGGTCATTTCGAAGTAAGTTATATATTTATGTCCCTAACAAAGGATCATATGTCATGGTATATAGAAATTATTAAAATGCCTTTTGTTAATTACATGGAAAAAGCCAGGCATGGAACTTAAAATTTTTCACTTTATACAAATACCAAAAATACCCATCTAATAAAAGGTAGGAACATgtcttttcatatttgttttggTGAAGGGAAAGTAAATGCGACCTTCTGAATAACCTAATTGCGCCACCTACTATATTCTTGTAGTTAAGgtcggagccaaggtagggcgtgccttcacctcaattttttttaatttgtatataattttttaattaaaaaatacttattttatataaaaaatt harbors:
- the LOC116257358 gene encoding uncharacterized protein LOC116257358, producing the protein MAMEVDAFGDGYEPPPEFKQTNEDPLFGISVTDSTELWLIQLPPNQFKPADFDGKEVKLKLRQDGRLGSMKNAAGKSFDIVSNGLHQSSATVFLAGSSSTRAVGKISRRVSLVSFEADAKSHGKTRAGGSSLLNWSSGGSSNRLGSHGNTSLTSSRQRSSQGISGTSFEGGEASQLPKQRRVDRSPSSEHSKLTMKGSRSPGSLTASQRSQGMSETSFEGGEPSKSSKQRHVGWSPSSQDSKRSRDAGKSGTSDIKSESESISRRTRRKMKLEE
- the LOC116257357 gene encoding obtusifoliol 14-alpha demethylase-like, with translation MELKDSNYYYVGFLVLATVVVAKLLSSLFFSGSKKRTPPEVQAFPLIGGLLKFMKGPIIMIREEYNRLGNVFTVNLLNKKVTFLIGPEVSAHFFKATETDLSQQEVYQFNVPTFGPGVVFDVDYSVRQEQFRFFTEALRVTKLKSYVDQMVTEAEEYFSKWGNEGVVDIKYELEHLIILTASRCLLGREVRDKLFDDVSALFHDLDNGMLPISVILPYLPIPAHRRRDRARKRLAEIFANIISARKAAGKSENDMLQSFIDSKYKDGRPTTDSEITGLLIAALFAGQHTSSITSTWTGAYLLRYKQYLSAVVDEQKSLMKKHGEKIDHDILSEMDVLYRCIKEALRLHPPLIMLLRSSHCDFSVTTRDGKEYDIPKGHIVATSPAFANRLPYIYQDPDRYDPDRFAIGREEDKVAGAFSYISFGGGRHGCLGEPFAYLQIKAIWSHLLRNFELELVSPFPEIDWNAMVVGVKGQVMVRYKRRRLSID